The bacterium genome segment GGCGGGAAGCCCGGCCGCATGGAACGCGAGCAGCGCCGCCTCTCCGCGCTCGAACAGCTCAACCAGCACCAGCGCCTGGTACTGCTGGGCGATCCCGGCAGCGGCAAGAGCACGTTTGTCAACTTTGTCACGCTCTGCCTGGCGGGCGAAGCGCTGGAAAAGGAAGAAGCGAATCTCAAGCTGCTCACCCAACCGCTGCCCAGCGAAAAGGAAGAAGACAAGAAACGGCCGCAGCCGTGGCTGTATGGCGCATTGCTGCCGGTGCGGGTGATTCTGCGCGATTTTGCTGCCACTGGCTTGCCCGCAGCCGGCACGGCAGCCACCGCGCAACATCTCTGGCAATTCCTCGCCGCTGAGCTGGAACGCCACAACCTGGGGGACTTTGCCCCGCATTTGCGCACCGAGCTGCTCAACGCCGGCGGATTGTTGCTGCTCGACGGCTTGGACGAGGTGCCGGAAGCACACCAACGCCGCCAACAGCTCAAGCAAGCAGTGGAGGACTTCGTCTCCTGCTATGGCAAATGCCGCGTGCTGGTCACCAGCCGCACCTACGCCTATCAAAAGCAGGATTGGCGTTTGAACGGCTTTGCTGAAACCGTGCTTGCGCCCTTTATCAAACCGCAGATTGAGAATTTCGTCGACCACTGGTACAACCACATTGCCAAGCTGCGCGGCATGAATCCTGACGACGCCCAGGGCCGGGCCGTGCTTCTGAAACGCGCCATCTCTGCCAGTACCAGCCTGCAAGGTTTGGCCGAGCGGCCGCTGCTCCTGACTTTGATGGCCAGCCTGCATGCCTGGCGCGGCGGCTCGCTGCCGGAAAAGCGCGAGGAGCTTTATTCCGACACGGTGGATTTGCTGTTGGATTGGTGGGAGAGTCCGAAAGTGGTGCGCGAGCCGGATGGCCAGGTGCGGGTGCTGCAGCCGAGCCTGGCGGAATATCTCAAGGTTGACCGCAAGAAAGTGCGGGAGCTGCTGCACGAGCTGGCCTTTCAGGCGCACGCGGCGCAGCCTGATTTGGCCGGCACTGCCGACGTTGCCGAGGAGAAGTTGATTAGTGGCTTGCTGCGCTTGAACACCAATCCCGATGTGCGGCCGCAACGCTTGATTGAATACTTGAGCCAGCGCGCCGGACTCTTGCTGCCGCGCGGGGTGCAGGTTTATACTTTTCCGCATCGCACTTTTCAGGAATATCTCACTGCGTGTTACTTGACTGATCACGACTATCCCGACACCGTGGCGCGGTTGGCGCGGCAAGATCCCAACCGCTGGCGGGAAGTGGCCCTGCTGGCCGGCGCGAAAGCTGCGGGCGGATCAGCCTCCACCATTTGGCTGTTGGTGGATGCGCTGTGCGAAAACGACTACTCGGCAGAGGCGGTTTCTGCCGCCGATGTCTGGGGCGCGCATTTGGCGGGCCAGGCGCTGGCAGAGGCCGGTGATCTCAAGCAACTCAATCCCCGCAACCAGAATAATCTTGCTCGCGTGCAGGAATGGCTGAAGCAGATCATGCGCAAGAGCGACTTTCCTGCCACGGAACGCGCGCTAGCCGGCAACAGCCTGGCGCAACTGGGCGACCCGCGCCCGGAAGTAATGACGCTCGATCACTTGGAATTCTGCCTGGTGCCGGCTGGGGATTTCTGGATGGGCCATAAAGATGAAGGCGAGGAAGCAGCGCCACACTTGAACAAGCAGCTTTCATCCGACTATTGGATTTCACGCTTCCCGATTACCGTGGCGCAGTTCCAGCTCTTTGTGAACGCGACGGAGCACAAACTTGGAAACCCAGGTTGTTTGAAAGACCCGGCCAACCGGCCGGTGCGTTGGGTGTCATGGTACGAGGCTATGGAATTCTGCGACTGGCTCACGCAACACTGGCGTAAGCAGGGACTCTTGCCGAAGCAATGGCGAGTGCAATTGCCTTCGGAGGCAGAATGGGAAAAGGCGGCGCGTGGCGGTTTGAAAGTGCCCAAACCACCGTTGGTGCGGCCGGTGCGAGAGCTGGCGGCGACTACACTAAAACTCACTGCCAACGAAGAACCACAGCGCCGTTTTCCGTGGGGAGAAAATGCGGATGCCAACCGCGCGAATTATGTCGATACAAAAATCAACGATCCCAGCGCTGTGGGCTGCTTTCCTGGAGGCAAGTCACTCTGCGGTTGCGAAGAAATGGCCGGAAATGTGTGGGAGTGGACTCGGAGTTTGTGGGGAAAGGACTTTATGACACCGGAATTCAAATATCCCTATGATCCTGCTGATGGCCGCGAGAACATAAATGCACCTAGCGAAATTCTCCGCGTGTTGCGGGGCGGCGCGTTCAGCGGCCCTCAGGGGTACGTGCGGTGCGCCTGTCGCAACAGGACCAATCCCGACCACAGGAACTTCAACTTCGGGTTTCGTGTGGTTGTGTCCCCATCACTCTGAACTCTGAATCTCTGGACTCTGGAACTCTGAGCTGTTGCTGTTGCTGTTGCAGAGCGAGCGCGAGCGAGCGGCCTCAAAAATTTTTTGAAATTTTGCCCTTTTTACCGCCCGGGCGGTAGTCTGTGCCCCGGGCTTGCGCCGCTGCCGAAAATTCGATATATTGCCCCCGCAAAAATAGAACACGCAAGAGTCACTCGCACGCTGGCCTGATGAGGTTCCGGCTCTTCAGGCCAGCTTTGTTTTGCTCCGGAGTTGCTGCTGTCGCGCAGCAAGAGCAGGAGAGGTCGTTCCGCCGGATTCGTTTGCGCGCCGGCGTTCTATTGCCGTGAGTTCATTGTCCCGGCAGCGACCCGCAAGGGGTCGGGACTACAAAAACCAGGGCATTGCGCCAAGCCGTGAATTCGTTGGCCCGGCAGCGACCCGCAAGGGGTCGGGACTACAAAAACCAGGGCATTGCGCCAAGCCGTGAATTCGTTGGCCCAGCAGCGACCCGCAAGGCGTCGGGACTACAAGAAACCAAGGCTTGTGCGCGCGGCGTTGCCTCGAAAAAACGCCTGCGCTAGTCTGCAACGTTCAGCCGATTCTTCATTCTTATCACATAAGCCGGACAAACCGGAACCAAAAAAAAGCGCACGCAAAGACGCAGAGCCGCAAAGTAACCGCAAAGTTTTTCTTCTGC includes the following:
- a CDS encoding SUMF1/EgtB/PvdO family nonheme iron enzyme; its protein translation is MIPTDPFSANFLSSLAANLATQLIDAAIKRMGSAFLPSAKQAALKRCLHSGIVAIAAAASKAEKDNAGHLAEIFEKFFQEPDVGKQLVRLLRSQPLDRAELAFLFQNSGYDAGTLPHLNFDQCLNAFEAAFLTAALDEPELREVIQAAEMLKQTHLQQELLAAVRGLIAFLKQAHLESLHIQAGLLTALAESDGRRLDFQWPKTGDVTISGSVHGSIIVTAPNVTVTQTNTFTTQDKHDHARQALRHAYLNHLFSEARKLSLSGIDPKAASSEQESRLQLDAVYTALFTQSAEAWEAGGKPGRMEREQRRLSALEQLNQHQRLVLLGDPGSGKSTFVNFVTLCLAGEALEKEEANLKLLTQPLPSEKEEDKKRPQPWLYGALLPVRVILRDFAATGLPAAGTAATAQHLWQFLAAELERHNLGDFAPHLRTELLNAGGLLLLDGLDEVPEAHQRRQQLKQAVEDFVSCYGKCRVLVTSRTYAYQKQDWRLNGFAETVLAPFIKPQIENFVDHWYNHIAKLRGMNPDDAQGRAVLLKRAISASTSLQGLAERPLLLTLMASLHAWRGGSLPEKREELYSDTVDLLLDWWESPKVVREPDGQVRVLQPSLAEYLKVDRKKVRELLHELAFQAHAAQPDLAGTADVAEEKLISGLLRLNTNPDVRPQRLIEYLSQRAGLLLPRGVQVYTFPHRTFQEYLTACYLTDHDYPDTVARLARQDPNRWREVALLAGAKAAGGSASTIWLLVDALCENDYSAEAVSAADVWGAHLAGQALAEAGDLKQLNPRNQNNLARVQEWLKQIMRKSDFPATERALAGNSLAQLGDPRPEVMTLDHLEFCLVPAGDFWMGHKDEGEEAAPHLNKQLSSDYWISRFPITVAQFQLFVNATEHKLGNPGCLKDPANRPVRWVSWYEAMEFCDWLTQHWRKQGLLPKQWRVQLPSEAEWEKAARGGLKVPKPPLVRPVRELAATTLKLTANEEPQRRFPWGENADANRANYVDTKINDPSAVGCFPGGKSLCGCEEMAGNVWEWTRSLWGKDFMTPEFKYPYDPADGRENINAPSEILRVLRGGAFSGPQGYVRCACRNRTNPDHRNFNFGFRVVVSPSL